CGCCAAACTAAGGAGGCAAAGATGAAAGGTAAATATCTGTATGGCTTTTTAGCAGCTGGTTTGATCCTCGGTGTTCCGTTGATTGCCAAAGCCAGAATTGCACTCAATGGGGTCTCGGTCAATGGGACTGACCTGAACACAAACCAGATTACCCCTGCGGCTACTAACAGCACTATTCGGGTAGAAGGTGGGCAGTTGGTGATTCAAGCAACCCAAATCGCTCCATAGACTAGCGCTACTTCACTCATCAAATCCACTATGAAGAAAAGCATCCGATGGTGGATAGGGAGTGGGTTCATTGTGCTCTTGATTGCTGGTGCTGTGTATTTTACCTATCAGCATCTAAGACCGTCTGAGCTCAATGCTCCTTTTCCTTTCTCTCCGTCCGTTGTGCTAAAAGGAACCGCCGTTCAAGGGGCTGTCTTAACTAGCACAGATAGCGAAGGGCGAAGCGTAACCCTGAAAATTCAGGACGTTGAGCGTGACCCCAAAGATTCGGAGGGAGAGGTTTATCTTTATACTGTGATCTATCAAAATACCCCAACCTCTCAATGGCAGAATATCTGCCAGCCGGATCGAGACAATATGGCTGTTGCCATACCTCTGTCTGGCCAATGGGATACTAGAGGGAACCACATCAATAACGGAAGAATTACCTTTGCTTGTACGAATAGTGCTTTAGCAAAATGTCTGCGTTGGGGATATAAACCCTGGAAAACGGTTCAAGGTCAATCTCTACGGGATTACCATCAGGCTTGCACACGAATGGTACGAGCTGATTACTGTGGCACTGGGGTTGCTCATACCCAAGATGGAAACGAGATTGATATTTACGATCGACTTGGAATTCAAAAACGGACAAATAACAGTGGAATGGAGTTTGAGGCTGCTTGGAACTCAGATGGAGCTGTTGCAATCAGTAGAACCCGTTTCCCAGAAACACTTGCTCAAATTAAAAAGGAATGCCCTGAGCGATTCAAACCTCTTCAACGTGAACCTACAGTAGATATTGATACTTCTACATCACTCTCATTACTACAGCAGTACGCTCCAAAAGCACTGATTTTTAACGATTCATTCGTCAACTCATTAAAATAACGACGGTCTCACTCCCACTAAGCGCTAAAAGACTAACAATTCCAATGCAGCGGACGGTCGAAATCTCTGGTGTTGCGTTTGAGGTTATCTGCCGCCGCACCTTTGAGGAAGCGACA
The nucleotide sequence above comes from Microcoleus sp. FACHB-831. Encoded proteins:
- a CDS encoding ADYC domain-containing protein, whose translation is MKKSIRWWIGSGFIVLLIAGAVYFTYQHLRPSELNAPFPFSPSVVLKGTAVQGAVLTSTDSEGRSVTLKIQDVERDPKDSEGEVYLYTVIYQNTPTSQWQNICQPDRDNMAVAIPLSGQWDTRGNHINNGRITFACTNSALAKCLRWGYKPWKTVQGQSLRDYHQACTRMVRADYCGTGVAHTQDGNEIDIYDRLGIQKRTNNSGMEFEAAWNSDGAVAISRTRFPETLAQIKKECPERFKPLQREPTVDIDTSTSLSLLQQYAPKALIFNDSFVNSLK